In Paraflavitalea devenefica, the following are encoded in one genomic region:
- a CDS encoding rhomboid family intramembrane serine protease, which yields MLREDRYRKRILLGQDGNALVLLLIILGIVFCIFKFLWLVYWMSGLKKPDFDSEILQWFILPANLSTLATRPWTIITHMFMHDDPMHLIGNVLWIWAFGYILQDLTGSKKLIPLFIYGGLAGGAFYIFSYNVIPVLAPDVANSYALGASAGVMAIAIATTVLAPGYRIFPMINGGIPLWVLTLIFVVLDFAMISGNNTGGHLAHLAGAATGFIFIRQLRKGHDWSAWMNQFFDWVSNLFNPDKKSWKKTAKDELHYKSKGTQPFKKIPNITQKRIDEILDKINQQGYRFLTEEEKEILKRASEDEEL from the coding sequence GTGTTGCGGGAAGATAGATACAGGAAACGCATTTTGCTGGGCCAGGATGGTAATGCATTGGTTTTATTGCTCATAATTCTGGGCATTGTATTCTGCATTTTTAAGTTCTTATGGCTGGTGTACTGGATGTCGGGGCTTAAGAAGCCGGATTTTGATTCAGAGATCCTGCAGTGGTTTATTTTACCCGCCAACCTGAGCACACTGGCTACCCGCCCGTGGACGATTATTACCCATATGTTTATGCACGATGACCCGATGCACCTGATCGGCAATGTGCTGTGGATATGGGCTTTCGGGTATATTTTGCAGGACCTTACAGGGTCCAAAAAGCTGATTCCCCTGTTCATTTATGGCGGCCTGGCCGGCGGCGCCTTTTATATTTTCAGTTATAATGTTATCCCGGTACTGGCGCCAGATGTAGCCAATAGCTATGCATTGGGCGCTTCTGCCGGAGTGATGGCCATTGCCATTGCAACCACTGTACTGGCGCCTGGTTACCGCATTTTTCCCATGATCAATGGAGGCATACCGCTGTGGGTGCTCACCCTGATCTTTGTGGTGCTTGATTTTGCGATGATATCGGGCAATAATACAGGCGGTCACCTGGCACACCTGGCGGGCGCAGCCACCGGTTTCATTTTTATACGGCAGTTGCGCAAGGGGCATGACTGGAGCGCCTGGATGAACCAGTTTTTCGATTGGGTGAGTAACCTGTTCAATCCTGACAAAAAGAGCTGGAAAAAGACCGCGAAAGACGAACTGCACTATAAATCGAAGGGCACCCAGCCTTTTAAGAAGATCCCCAATATTACCCAGAAACGGATTGATGAAATACTGGACAAGATCAACCAACAGGGATATCGCTTCCTGACCGAAGAAGAGAAGGAAATTCTGAAGCGGGCCTCGGAGGACGAAGAGTTGTAA
- a CDS encoding rhomboid family intramembrane serine protease produces MFFPLTTIVKNLLIINGLIFLAQQTFDKEAAYDLFAQHHFLSKDFRPHQIITALFMHGSVEHLLGNMLGLYMFGTKLELVWGPKRFLTFYLVCGIGANIISGMATLAETYPVISDLNFLQEHVSVRNFNMLLSKYDWIRMSITPEFKTMLEANPPVPGINKDIFLATGELKDLATRSTLVGASGAIFGLLAGAAYLFPDDIILAGMFFPIKMKWFALIYGGAEVYLALQNRPDDQVAHVAHIGGALVGFLMVYYSYRRGNRRKLF; encoded by the coding sequence ATGTTTTTTCCTCTGACAACGATTGTCAAGAATCTCCTGATCATTAATGGGCTTATTTTCCTGGCGCAGCAAACATTTGACAAGGAAGCCGCTTATGATTTGTTTGCACAGCACCATTTCCTGTCGAAGGATTTCCGTCCGCACCAGATCATTACCGCCCTGTTCATGCATGGTTCTGTAGAGCACCTGCTGGGCAATATGCTGGGCCTGTATATGTTTGGCACCAAGCTGGAGCTGGTTTGGGGACCTAAAAGGTTCCTTACGTTTTACCTGGTTTGCGGCATTGGCGCGAATATTATCAGCGGCATGGCCACACTGGCTGAAACGTACCCGGTTATCAGTGACCTTAATTTCTTACAGGAGCATGTTTCGGTACGCAATTTTAATATGCTTTTAAGTAAATATGACTGGATCCGGATGAGCATAACGCCGGAATTCAAAACCATGTTAGAGGCCAATCCCCCGGTTCCCGGCATCAATAAAGATATTTTTCTGGCTACCGGAGAACTGAAAGACCTTGCTACCCGCAGCACACTGGTAGGCGCTTCCGGAGCCATTTTTGGTTTACTGGCCGGGGCAGCCTATTTATTTCCGGATGATATTATTCTGGCCGGCATGTTTTTCCCCATTAAAATGAAATGGTTCGCGCTGATCTATGGGGGCGCAGAGGTGTACCTGGCACTGCAAAACCGTCCTGATGACCAGGTAGCCCACGTAGCCCATATAGGAGGGGCCCTGGTAGGCTTTTTGATGGTCTATTACAGTTACCGCAGGGGCAACCGGCGCAAATTATTCTGA
- the rlmD gene encoding 23S rRNA (uracil(1939)-C(5))-methyltransferase RlmD gives MRKKNVVLQKMTVQDYAAEGKALGRIDGKVVFIEGAVPGDVVDVRLSKNKQEWAEGKAVHFHAFSPDRVTPFCEHFGVCGGCKWQMLPYDKQLQYKQHEVEQHLRRIGKVALPEIAPIAGCESTARYRNKLEFTFSNRRYLLPDEIAGAAAIDPENALGFHVPRLFDKVIDINTCHLMAEPTNAIKNTIRRFAMEQGFSFYDIREHRGWLRTLIVRVCTTGEVMVNVCFGYDDRDARKQLFDHLLQQVPGITTLLYTINPKKNDTIYDLQPQAYYGKGYITEKLEDLVFKIGPKSFFQTNTRQGERLYQITRDFTALTGKETVYDLYCGTGSIGLFVSKLAKKIVGVEVISEAIEDARENAALNNIHHAQFFAGDVIDICDDAFFAHHGKPDVIITDPPRAGMHEKLVQKILDMEAPLVVYVSCNPATQARDLQKLDEKYAVTRVQPVDMFPHTHHIENVVQLKLKK, from the coding sequence ATGAGAAAAAAGAATGTGGTACTGCAAAAGATGACGGTACAGGATTATGCGGCGGAGGGCAAGGCGCTGGGCAGGATTGACGGGAAGGTGGTTTTTATTGAGGGGGCGGTGCCGGGCGATGTGGTAGATGTACGCCTGTCGAAGAATAAGCAGGAATGGGCGGAAGGCAAAGCTGTTCACTTTCATGCGTTTTCCCCGGACCGGGTCACTCCTTTCTGCGAACATTTTGGGGTTTGCGGGGGTTGTAAATGGCAGATGCTGCCCTATGATAAACAGTTGCAATATAAGCAGCATGAGGTGGAGCAGCACCTGCGGCGCATTGGCAAGGTAGCCTTGCCGGAGATTGCCCCGATAGCCGGGTGCGAAAGCACGGCACGGTACCGGAATAAGCTGGAATTCACTTTCAGCAACCGCCGTTACCTGTTGCCAGATGAAATAGCCGGGGCGGCGGCGATTGACCCCGAAAATGCCCTGGGATTCCATGTTCCCCGTCTGTTTGACAAGGTTATAGATATTAATACCTGTCACCTGATGGCGGAGCCTACGAATGCCATTAAGAATACGATCCGTCGTTTTGCGATGGAGCAGGGTTTTAGCTTTTATGATATCCGGGAACACCGGGGATGGCTGCGGACCCTGATTGTACGGGTATGTACAACGGGGGAGGTGATGGTCAATGTTTGTTTCGGGTATGATGACCGGGATGCGCGCAAGCAGTTGTTTGATCATTTGCTGCAACAGGTGCCGGGCATTACCACCCTGCTGTATACGATCAATCCCAAAAAGAATGATACGATCTATGACCTGCAGCCGCAGGCATATTATGGAAAAGGGTATATTACAGAAAAACTGGAAGACCTGGTGTTTAAGATAGGGCCGAAGTCTTTTTTCCAGACCAATACACGGCAGGGAGAGCGATTGTACCAGATTACCCGGGATTTTACGGCCTTAACGGGAAAGGAAACGGTGTATGATCTTTATTGTGGCACCGGTAGTATCGGGTTGTTTGTGAGCAAGCTGGCCAAAAAGATTGTGGGCGTGGAGGTGATCAGCGAAGCCATTGAAGATGCCCGGGAGAATGCCGCGCTGAATAATATTCACCACGCACAATTTTTCGCCGGCGATGTTATAGATATTTGTGACGATGCTTTTTTTGCGCACCATGGTAAGCCGGATGTCATTATTACCGATCCGCCGAGAGCAGGTATGCATGAGAAGCTGGTGCAAAAGATACTGGATATGGAGGCGCCGCTGGTAGTGTATGTGAGCTGCAATCCTGCCACGCAGGCGCGGGACCTGCAGAAGCTGGATGAGAAGTATGCTGTGACGAGGGTACAACCGGTTGACATGTTCCCGCATACCCATCATATTGAGAATGTGGTGCAGTTAAAGCTAAAAAAGTAG
- a CDS encoding endonuclease/exonuclease/phosphatase family protein: protein MAIRTIAKRVFIVVHIGIATLFLCSCANAFLPPEKWWFFALLGLAFPFLLLLVIIFLLFWTLFRSRWAFLSLAVLLLGFTNIRALIGFHSGGFTPAKSEQSIRIMSWNVRWFDEQKRATKGAYPKRKQMLEFIKEQDADILCFQEYFESNRTNYSNLKDLQKMNYPYCYKVIDYGRKGGSIEVGVAIFSRFPITDSIRIRYPGPLKLRAAESLIACDIDVHGQKIRVFNTHLQSVLFQQQDYEHLRTIRSADDSILDASRSIVKKLKQGYTSRSKQVDIVREQLDKSPYPAVICGDFNDVPNSYTYFRIRGNRQDAFIASSNGIGRTFSNISPTLRIDYIMPDKQFEVLQFKRHVLPYSDHYPVVTDLRISTNE from the coding sequence ATGGCTATACGAACCATCGCAAAGCGAGTTTTTATTGTTGTGCATATTGGTATAGCAACGCTTTTTTTGTGTTCCTGCGCCAATGCGTTCCTGCCTCCTGAAAAATGGTGGTTCTTTGCTTTACTGGGCCTGGCATTCCCTTTCCTGTTATTACTGGTGATCATTTTTCTTCTTTTCTGGACCTTGTTCCGTTCCCGCTGGGCATTTCTTTCACTGGCAGTATTATTATTAGGCTTTACCAATATACGGGCGCTGATCGGCTTCCATTCCGGCGGGTTTACGCCTGCCAAAAGCGAGCAGAGCATACGCATTATGAGCTGGAATGTACGCTGGTTTGATGAACAGAAGCGGGCTACGAAGGGCGCTTATCCCAAACGCAAGCAGATGCTTGAGTTTATTAAGGAACAGGATGCCGATATTTTATGCTTCCAGGAGTATTTTGAATCGAACAGGACAAATTATAGCAACCTGAAAGATTTACAGAAGATGAATTATCCTTATTGCTATAAGGTGATTGACTATGGCCGTAAAGGAGGTTCTATTGAAGTAGGGGTAGCCATTTTTTCCCGTTTCCCTATAACAGATTCCATCCGTATCCGGTATCCCGGACCGTTAAAATTACGGGCTGCAGAAAGCCTTATTGCCTGTGATATTGATGTACACGGGCAAAAGATCCGGGTGTTTAACACCCACCTTCAGTCGGTATTGTTCCAGCAGCAGGACTATGAGCATTTACGTACGATCAGGTCGGCAGATGACAGTATACTGGATGCCTCCAGATCTATTGTGAAGAAGCTGAAACAAGGATATACCTCCCGCAGCAAACAGGTAGATATTGTACGTGAGCAGTTGGATAAAAGCCCCTATCCCGCTGTGATCTGCGGCGATTTTAATGATGTGCCCAATTCCTACACGTATTTCCGCATCCGGGGCAACCGGCAGGATGCTTTTATAGCCAGCAGTAATGGGATCGGGCGAACTTTTTCCAATATATCCCCCACCCTGCGGATTGATTATATTATGCCGGATAAGCAATTTGAAGTGCTTCAATTTAAACGGCATGTACTGCCCTATTCAGACCATTACCCGGTAGTAACCG